A single Brachybacterium sillae DNA region contains:
- the aroA gene encoding 3-phosphoshikimate 1-carboxyvinyltransferase, with protein MTDVLWTAPVATGPVDALVSVPGSKSLTARWLVLAALAEGPSTLRHPLVSRDARLMQDGLEQLGARFSGDGSALEVHPLPRPDPTDRSAEPLEISTGLAGTVMRFLPLVAALHVGPVRFTGDAAALVRPMGPVISALRALGVEVTEHGQAGHLPITVHGAGHLPGGTVEVDASASSQFISNLLLVAPCADAPLVVRSAGTAVPSLPHIEMTVATLREAGVEVQMRTGDDGRPEWEVHPGPIRAGERVIEPDLSNAGPFLAAALVAGGEVGIADWPETTTQAGDAYRELLTRMGGTVWREGPDVCVRGDGTVHGLDADLSAVGELVPTIAALAALADSPSHLRGIGHLRGHETDRVHALAVELDRLGARTVEHEDSLEIMPAPLHGAVVETYEDHRMATAAAIIGLRVPDVRVVNVETTQKTLPDFVGMWLSMLHTDRPAGGSW; from the coding sequence ATGACCGACGTCCTGTGGACGGCACCGGTCGCGACCGGCCCGGTGGACGCTCTGGTGAGCGTCCCCGGGTCGAAGTCGCTGACCGCCCGCTGGCTGGTGCTCGCCGCCCTCGCTGAGGGTCCGAGCACGCTTCGACACCCCCTCGTCTCCCGCGATGCCCGCCTGATGCAGGACGGCCTGGAGCAGCTCGGCGCGCGGTTCAGCGGCGATGGGTCGGCCCTGGAGGTGCATCCCCTTCCCCGTCCCGACCCCACGGACCGCAGCGCAGAGCCCCTGGAGATCAGCACGGGTCTGGCCGGTACCGTCATGCGATTCCTGCCGCTGGTCGCGGCCCTGCATGTCGGCCCGGTCCGGTTCACCGGGGACGCCGCGGCCCTGGTGCGGCCGATGGGTCCGGTGATCTCCGCGCTGCGCGCCCTCGGCGTGGAGGTGACGGAGCACGGACAGGCGGGTCATCTGCCGATCACCGTCCACGGCGCCGGCCACCTCCCGGGTGGGACCGTCGAGGTCGATGCCTCGGCGTCCAGTCAGTTCATCTCCAACCTGCTGCTGGTCGCCCCCTGCGCGGACGCACCCCTGGTGGTGCGCTCCGCCGGCACGGCGGTCCCGTCGCTGCCGCATATCGAGATGACGGTCGCGACCCTGCGCGAAGCCGGGGTCGAGGTCCAGATGCGCACCGGGGACGATGGCCGACCCGAATGGGAGGTCCACCCCGGGCCCATCCGCGCCGGGGAGCGCGTCATCGAACCTGATCTCTCCAACGCCGGGCCGTTCCTCGCCGCCGCGCTGGTCGCCGGCGGTGAGGTCGGCATCGCGGACTGGCCCGAGACCACCACCCAGGCCGGGGACGCCTACCGCGAGCTGCTGACCCGGATGGGCGGCACCGTCTGGCGGGAGGGACCGGATGTGTGCGTACGCGGCGACGGCACCGTGCACGGCCTCGACGCGGACCTCTCCGCCGTCGGGGAGCTGGTGCCGACCATCGCCGCGCTCGCGGCCCTGGCCGACTCCCCCAGCCACCTGCGCGGCATCGGACATCTGCGAGGTCACGAGACGGACCGCGTGCATGCCCTGGCGGTCGAACTCGACCGCCTCGGTGCCCGGACCGTCGAGCACGAGGACTCGCTGGAGATCATGCCGGCGCCCCTGCACGGCGCGGTGGTGGAGACCTACGAGGACCACCGCATGGCCACCGCCGCGGCGATCATCGGACTGCGGGTGCCGGACGTTCGCGTGGTGAACGTGGAGACCACCCAGAAGACCCTCCCGGATTTCGTGGGGATGTGGCTCTCGATGCTGCACACGGATCGGCCCGCGGGCGGCAGCTGGTGA
- a CDS encoding inositol monophosphatase family protein, protein MSSRYADDLRLAHVLADAVDQQTMSRFRAQDLQVETKPDLTEVTDADRTAEQIVRSQLSRARSRDQVIGEEFGSTGHAARQWVIDPIDGTSNFVRGVPVWATLIGLIEDGQVVLGVVSAPALSRRWWAGIGSGAWTGPRISSASPLRVSQVREIENASLSYSSLHGWVDCDRLPQMLNFMQGFWRTRAYGDFWSYMLLAEGAVDVATEPELKLHDMAALVPIVTEAGGRFTSLEGEDGPFGGSAVATNGLLHEEALAALAPRE, encoded by the coding sequence ATGTCCAGCCGCTACGCCGACGATCTCCGCCTCGCCCACGTGCTCGCCGATGCCGTGGATCAGCAGACCATGAGCCGCTTCCGCGCGCAGGACCTGCAGGTGGAGACGAAGCCGGATCTCACCGAGGTCACCGATGCGGATCGCACCGCCGAGCAGATCGTGCGCTCCCAGCTGTCGCGGGCCCGATCCCGGGATCAGGTGATCGGCGAGGAGTTCGGCTCCACAGGGCATGCCGCCCGGCAGTGGGTGATCGACCCCATCGACGGCACCAGCAACTTCGTGCGCGGTGTTCCGGTGTGGGCCACGCTGATCGGTCTGATCGAGGACGGCCAGGTGGTGCTCGGGGTGGTGTCCGCTCCGGCTCTGTCGCGGCGCTGGTGGGCCGGGATCGGTTCGGGCGCCTGGACCGGTCCGCGCATCAGCTCCGCCTCCCCGCTGCGGGTGTCGCAGGTCCGTGAGATCGAGAACGCCTCCCTGTCGTACTCCTCGTTGCACGGTTGGGTCGACTGCGACCGCCTGCCGCAGATGCTGAACTTCATGCAGGGGTTCTGGCGCACCCGCGCCTACGGGGACTTCTGGTCGTACATGCTGCTGGCGGAGGGTGCGGTGGACGTGGCCACGGAGCCGGAGCTGAAGCTGCACGACATGGCGGCGCTGGTGCCGATCGTCACCGAGGCCGGGGGGCGTTTCACCTCCCTCGAGGGTGAGGACGGCCCGTTCGGCGGCAGCGCGGTCGCCACGAACGGGCTGCTGCATGAGGAGGCCCTCGCGGCCCTGGCGCCGCGGGAGTGA
- a CDS encoding pyrophosphate--fructose-6-phosphate 1-phosphotransferase — translation MTVQRVALLTAGGYAPCLSSAVGGLIERYTELVPDVEIIAYKHGYWGLLSGEKVVIDDEVRAKAHLLHNYGGSPIGNSRVKLTNTADLVKRGLIQEGENALEVAANKLKADGVDVLHTIGGDDTNTTAADLAAYLHENDYDLQVVGLPKTIDNDIVPIRQSLGARTAAEQTAIFAQNVLAEHGSNPRMLIIHEIMGRACGYLTAQAAEYYQQWHARQEWLPSIGHDPRRWDVHAVFLPEMALDIDREAERLKAVMDEVGCVNIFLSEGAGIPEIVAEMQARGEEPEKDPFGHVKLDTINPGQWFAKRFAKKLGAEKTMVQKSGYFARSAKANADDLRLIKSMTDLAVQVALEGGTGVIGHDEEQGDRLRAIEFSRIAGHKAFDIYQPWFQQVMERVGQEVRPAEAH, via the coding sequence ATGACCGTCCAGCGCGTCGCACTGCTCACCGCCGGGGGCTACGCCCCGTGCCTGTCCTCCGCGGTGGGAGGCCTGATCGAGCGCTACACCGAGCTGGTGCCCGACGTCGAGATCATCGCGTACAAGCACGGCTACTGGGGCCTGCTCTCCGGGGAGAAGGTCGTCATCGACGATGAGGTGCGTGCTAAGGCGCACCTTCTGCACAACTACGGCGGCTCCCCCATCGGCAACTCCCGCGTGAAGCTCACCAACACCGCGGACCTCGTCAAGCGCGGCCTCATCCAGGAGGGTGAGAACGCCCTGGAGGTCGCCGCGAATAAGCTCAAGGCCGACGGGGTGGACGTGCTCCACACCATCGGCGGTGACGACACCAACACCACCGCGGCGGACCTCGCCGCCTACCTGCACGAGAACGACTACGACCTGCAGGTGGTCGGTCTGCCCAAGACGATCGACAACGACATCGTGCCGATCCGTCAGTCGCTGGGCGCCCGCACCGCCGCCGAGCAGACCGCGATCTTCGCGCAGAACGTGCTCGCCGAGCACGGATCCAACCCGCGGATGCTCATCATCCACGAGATCATGGGCCGCGCCTGCGGGTACCTCACCGCCCAGGCCGCCGAGTACTACCAGCAGTGGCATGCCCGCCAGGAGTGGTTGCCGTCCATCGGCCATGACCCGCGCCGCTGGGACGTCCACGCCGTGTTCCTGCCGGAGATGGCCCTGGACATCGACCGCGAGGCCGAGCGCCTCAAGGCCGTCATGGACGAGGTCGGGTGCGTGAACATCTTCCTGTCTGAGGGCGCCGGTATCCCCGAGATCGTCGCCGAGATGCAGGCCCGCGGGGAGGAGCCCGAGAAGGATCCCTTCGGCCACGTCAAGCTCGACACCATCAACCCGGGCCAGTGGTTCGCCAAGCGGTTCGCGAAGAAGCTCGGTGCGGAGAAGACGATGGTGCAGAAGTCCGGGTACTTCGCCCGCTCGGCGAAGGCCAACGCCGACGACCTGCGCCTGATCAAGTCGATGACGGACCTGGCCGTGCAGGTGGCGCTGGAGGGTGGTACCGGTGTGATCGGCCATGACGAGGAGCAGGGCGACCGGCTGCGGGCCATCGAGTTCTCCCGCATCGCCGGCCACAAGGCCTTCGATATCTACCAGCCGTGGTTCCAGCAGGTGATGGAGCGGGTCGGCCAGGAGGTCCGCCCCGCCGAGGCCCACTGA
- a CDS encoding C2 family cysteine protease, giving the protein MRLTDATDRERIDTGGLATGNLPRQGRLGDCWVMAPLLAVALADRRAPDRMVCAADDTDGEADADGTSARALVRVPLTAPDGQRILVERRYPTDAAGRWLHATTASGEPGWAAAVEAALAREYAGSYRMLARGLGRLGLPLLTGLPTRMTLGRPSARRLEEWCRAGHAVVVSTHPLSPWVGTRSGVRLPPNHVFAVEGADPATGRVRLRNPWDPGRTVVLERREFVWGVISCDRTLRPVRDARPGA; this is encoded by the coding sequence GTGCGTCTGACTGATGCGACCGACCGCGAACGCATCGACACCGGGGGGCTCGCCACCGGGAACCTCCCCCGGCAGGGGCGACTGGGGGACTGCTGGGTGATGGCGCCGCTGCTCGCGGTGGCACTCGCCGATCGGAGGGCGCCTGACCGGATGGTGTGCGCGGCGGATGACACCGACGGGGAGGCGGATGCCGACGGCACATCGGCCCGAGCGCTGGTCAGGGTGCCTCTGACGGCGCCGGATGGCCAGCGGATCCTGGTGGAGCGCCGCTACCCCACCGATGCCGCAGGCCGCTGGTTGCACGCCACGACCGCGAGTGGCGAACCCGGGTGGGCAGCGGCGGTGGAGGCCGCGCTCGCCCGCGAGTACGCCGGGTCCTATCGCATGCTCGCCCGGGGGCTGGGGCGTCTCGGGCTGCCGCTGCTGACCGGCCTGCCCACGCGCATGACGCTGGGTCGTCCGTCCGCCCGGCGGCTGGAGGAGTGGTGTCGGGCCGGGCACGCCGTGGTGGTCTCCACGCATCCGCTGTCCCCCTGGGTGGGCACCCGCAGCGGCGTACGGTTGCCACCGAACCACGTCTTCGCCGTCGAGGGTGCCGATCCGGCGACCGGGCGGGTGCGGCTGCGCAATCCCTGGGATCCGGGCCGCACAGTGGTCCTGGAGCGTCGCGAGTTCGTGTGGGGCGTGATCTCGTGCGACCGGACCCTGCGGCCCGTGCGGGATGCGCGGCCGGGCGCCTAG
- a CDS encoding UPF0182 family membrane protein, with protein MSYAFPSDDDPLRGSGPAGSATAAGRPARRRISPLVITVGVLGALLILLLLAAEYGTTYLWFQQLGYTSVLWTRWIARAVLFTVGFVLFALPLWLSMRWCYRARPVYAPVTREQEAIDQFRRAIDPLRRTLTLLAPLVIGAFAGLALASRWQEALLFLHPQSFGTEDPVFGRDVGFYVFTVPFIDIILAVLQFLLVVLILASLVGHFLFGGLQWTQEEGLLLTRAARRHLGLLAVLYLIRQAVALWFERYTVLTGSHGRFDGASYTDVNAIVPAKTILAIAALLVALLVLAWMIRGDLRLPLVGVGALVLASLAVGVAYPWFVQKVRVDPSELAMEQPYIAENIAATRTAFDVDDVRVVQYAAATDAEAGALRADAETTAQIRLLDPAVVAPTFNQREANRRYWGFEDVLSVDRYEIDGSLQDTVIGVRELRPDTFELETQPWVNQHMIYTHGYGVVAAYGNRRAANGEPAYFQSGVPGQGALGTFEERVYFGRHSPDYSIVGAPEGANPLEFDYQSTTGQDSGADAQQYNTFTGDGGPSIGNPLNRLLYAVKFRDINILISSYVNEESQILYDRDPQDRVRAVAPFLELDSAVQPAVVDGRLVWVIDGYTATDRYPYSRTLDMRQTATDSVTSSQELGFRGTGRVNYLRNGVKATVDAFDGSVTLYAWDTEDPILRAWQETFPQALRPAQEIDGALMSHLRYPQDMFKAQREILGRYHVTDPDEFFGQQDFWQVSEDPTQQAAAAQDGQQTPQPAQPPYYLTMQMPGQDTPRFSLSTSYIPARGQQVLTGMLVADSETGNASGNPADTYGDLTLLVLPSTNPVPGPRQVQASFNAEPNVSRALNLLKSGNSEVLNGNLLTVPVGGGLLYVQPVYLQSSTSGGGTQYPLLQLVLVSFGNRIGFAPTLDEALDQVFGGDSGANAGDASVPATGTAGSADTEDGTTAAASDPDQQAAPPAAAAGDAQARLDQALAEMETATREAEQALQAGDWEAYGAAQDTLQQALRDALAANAELGGTAPSDAGGASDAGGQGG; from the coding sequence GTGAGCTACGCGTTCCCCTCCGATGACGACCCCCTCCGCGGTTCCGGCCCGGCCGGTTCCGCTACCGCAGCCGGCAGGCCCGCTCGGCGGCGGATCTCCCCGCTGGTGATCACTGTGGGTGTCCTCGGCGCTCTCCTGATTCTCCTGCTGCTCGCCGCCGAGTACGGCACCACGTACCTGTGGTTCCAGCAGCTCGGGTACACGTCGGTGCTGTGGACGCGGTGGATCGCCCGGGCTGTGCTGTTCACCGTCGGCTTCGTGCTGTTCGCGCTGCCGCTGTGGCTGAGCATGCGCTGGTGCTACCGGGCTCGCCCCGTCTACGCCCCGGTCACGCGGGAACAGGAGGCGATCGATCAGTTCCGTCGCGCCATCGACCCGCTGCGCCGCACCCTCACACTCCTCGCGCCGTTGGTCATCGGCGCCTTCGCGGGACTCGCCCTCGCCTCGCGATGGCAGGAGGCGCTGCTGTTCCTGCATCCGCAGAGCTTCGGCACCGAGGACCCGGTCTTCGGCCGCGACGTCGGTTTCTACGTCTTCACGGTGCCGTTCATCGACATCATCCTGGCGGTGCTCCAGTTCCTGCTGGTGGTGCTGATCCTGGCGTCGCTGGTCGGGCACTTCCTGTTCGGCGGGCTGCAGTGGACACAGGAGGAGGGGCTGCTCCTGACCCGCGCCGCCCGCCGCCACCTGGGCCTGCTGGCGGTGCTGTACCTCATCCGCCAGGCGGTCGCTCTGTGGTTCGAGCGCTACACCGTCCTCACCGGCAGCCACGGTCGCTTCGACGGGGCCTCCTACACGGATGTCAACGCCATCGTCCCCGCCAAGACGATCCTGGCGATCGCGGCGCTGCTGGTGGCGCTCCTGGTGCTCGCCTGGATGATCCGCGGTGACCTGCGTCTTCCGCTGGTCGGGGTCGGGGCTCTGGTGCTGGCCTCCCTCGCCGTCGGTGTCGCCTACCCGTGGTTCGTGCAGAAGGTCCGGGTGGATCCCAGCGAGCTCGCCATGGAACAGCCGTACATCGCGGAGAACATCGCGGCGACCCGCACCGCCTTCGACGTCGACGATGTGCGTGTCGTGCAGTACGCCGCGGCCACCGATGCCGAGGCCGGTGCGCTCCGCGCCGATGCGGAGACCACGGCGCAGATCCGCCTGCTCGATCCGGCGGTCGTCGCCCCCACGTTCAACCAGCGGGAGGCCAACCGTCGCTACTGGGGTTTCGAGGACGTGCTGTCCGTGGACCGCTACGAGATCGACGGCTCCCTCCAGGACACCGTGATCGGTGTGCGCGAGCTGCGGCCCGACACCTTCGAGCTGGAGACCCAGCCGTGGGTGAACCAGCACATGATCTACACCCACGGGTACGGGGTGGTCGCCGCCTACGGCAACCGGCGCGCCGCCAACGGTGAACCCGCGTACTTCCAGTCGGGGGTCCCGGGACAGGGAGCCCTCGGCACCTTCGAGGAGCGCGTCTACTTCGGACGGCATTCGCCGGACTACTCGATCGTCGGGGCGCCGGAGGGTGCGAACCCGCTGGAGTTCGACTACCAGTCCACCACCGGGCAGGACAGCGGAGCCGACGCCCAGCAGTACAACACCTTCACCGGGGACGGCGGGCCGAGTATCGGCAACCCGCTGAACCGTCTGCTGTACGCGGTGAAGTTCCGCGACATCAACATCCTCATCTCCAGCTACGTCAATGAGGAGTCGCAGATCCTCTACGACCGCGACCCGCAGGATCGAGTGCGCGCGGTCGCCCCGTTCCTGGAGCTCGATTCGGCGGTGCAGCCAGCCGTCGTCGACGGTCGACTGGTGTGGGTGATCGACGGGTACACCGCGACCGATCGCTACCCGTACTCCCGCACCCTGGACATGCGCCAGACCGCCACGGACTCGGTGACCTCCTCCCAGGAGCTCGGCTTCCGCGGTACGGGCCGCGTGAACTATCTGCGCAACGGCGTGAAGGCGACCGTGGATGCCTTCGACGGCTCCGTCACCCTCTACGCCTGGGACACGGAGGATCCGATCCTGCGTGCCTGGCAGGAGACCTTCCCGCAGGCGTTGCGGCCTGCGCAGGAGATCGACGGGGCGCTCATGAGCCATCTGCGGTATCCGCAGGACATGTTCAAGGCCCAGCGGGAGATCCTCGGCAGGTACCACGTGACCGACCCGGACGAGTTCTTCGGTCAGCAGGACTTCTGGCAGGTCTCGGAGGATCCGACGCAGCAGGCGGCTGCCGCCCAGGACGGCCAGCAGACCCCGCAACCGGCGCAGCCGCCGTACTACCTGACCATGCAGATGCCCGGCCAGGACACCCCTCGTTTCAGCCTCTCCACCAGCTACATCCCCGCCCGCGGGCAGCAGGTGCTCACCGGCATGCTGGTGGCGGATTCGGAGACCGGCAACGCGTCCGGCAACCCCGCCGACACCTATGGTGACCTCACCCTCCTTGTCTTGCCGTCGACGAACCCGGTGCCGGGCCCCCGCCAGGTGCAGGCGTCGTTCAACGCCGAGCCGAATGTGTCGCGGGCTCTGAATCTGCTGAAGTCCGGCAACTCCGAGGTGCTCAACGGCAACCTGCTGACGGTGCCCGTCGGCGGGGGACTGTTGTACGTGCAGCCGGTATACCTGCAGTCCTCCACCTCCGGTGGCGGTACGCAGTACCCGCTGCTGCAGTTGGTGCTGGTCTCCTTCGGCAACCGCATCGGCTTCGCCCCCACGCTCGACGAGGCGCTTGACCAGGTGTTCGGCGGCGACTCCGGGGCGAACGCGGGAGATGCCTCCGTCCCGGCGACGGGGACCGCCGGCAGCGCCGACACCGAGGACGGGACCACCGCCGCGGCCTCCGACCCCGACCAGCAGGCGGCGCCCCCGGCTGCCGCCGCCGGGGATGCCCAGGCGCGCCTGGATCAGGCCCTCGCCGAGATGGAGACCGCGACCCGTGAGGCCGAGCAGGCCCTGCAGGCGGGTGACTGGGAAGCCTACGGCGCTGCGCAGGACACACTGCAGCAGGCTCTGCGTGACGCGCTCGCCGCCAACGCCGAGCTCGGGGGCACGGCACCGAGTGACGCGGGCGGCGCGAGCGACGCCGGCGGCCAGGGCGGCTGA
- a CDS encoding PPA1309 family protein, which translates to MTDSPAGPQIEDAEEPDLDPRTAALAAALLEIDRHAGTDPLTGPRLFALVLTAPLLQAQPAFAELLDEPTRAAAAADPHHLTSVELEAPPGVEDPREAVLGIAWPGVDGAAVVADLPAEAWRQGDGPVQLGDPLAGHGLRVAAGALTDGTTWCAVRGGEREDLLLGPALVPALVEALLAVLGADPTGDQEPGTD; encoded by the coding sequence ATGACCGACTCCCCTGCCGGCCCCCAGATCGAGGACGCGGAGGAACCCGATCTGGACCCCCGCACCGCAGCTCTGGCCGCGGCGCTGCTGGAGATCGACCGCCACGCAGGGACGGACCCGTTGACGGGCCCCCGGCTCTTCGCCCTGGTCCTCACCGCGCCGCTGCTGCAGGCTCAACCGGCGTTCGCCGAGCTGCTGGATGAGCCGACGCGGGCGGCGGCCGCCGCGGACCCGCATCACCTCACCTCCGTGGAGTTGGAGGCCCCGCCCGGGGTCGAGGACCCCCGGGAGGCGGTGCTCGGTATCGCCTGGCCCGGGGTGGACGGCGCGGCGGTGGTCGCGGATCTCCCGGCCGAGGCGTGGCGCCAGGGAGATGGGCCTGTGCAGCTGGGAGATCCTCTGGCCGGTCACGGTCTGCGTGTGGCCGCGGGGGCGCTCACCGATGGCACCACCTGGTGCGCGGTGCGTGGGGGTGAGCGCGAGGACTTGCTGCTGGGCCCCGCCCTGGTGCCGGCGCTGGTCGAGGCGCTTCTGGCCGTGCTCGGAGCGGATCCGACGGGGGATCAGGAACCGGGCACCGACTGA
- a CDS encoding single-stranded DNA-binding protein has protein sequence MREIRTTLIGNATRDPELREYSDGSHAVSVRLACTSSYYDRATGAFADRKTEYVTVYTRGALADNVRRSVRKGQPLIVTGRLGSAEWEREDGGSGHTLVLTAESLGHDLTYGATIFTKVTRRGEPAVDTETGEIVGSGSQQDPAGDEGSDPSAYEALGVDPRQDEALVSA, from the coding sequence ATGCGAGAGATCCGCACCACCCTCATCGGCAATGCCACCCGCGACCCCGAGCTGCGGGAGTACTCGGACGGCAGCCACGCCGTGTCCGTCCGGCTGGCCTGCACCTCCAGCTACTACGACCGCGCGACCGGCGCCTTCGCCGACCGCAAGACGGAGTACGTGACCGTCTACACCCGTGGGGCGCTCGCCGACAACGTCCGCCGCAGCGTCCGCAAGGGCCAGCCGCTGATCGTCACCGGTCGACTCGGCAGCGCCGAGTGGGAGCGGGAGGACGGCGGCTCCGGTCACACCCTGGTGCTCACCGCCGAGTCCCTCGGTCACGACCTCACCTACGGCGCCACGATCTTTACCAAGGTGACCCGCCGTGGCGAACCCGCGGTCGACACGGAGACCGGGGAGATCGTCGGGAGCGGCTCGCAGCAGGACCCGGCGGGGGACGAGGGCTCCGATCCCTCGGCGTACGAGGCGCTCGGCGTCGATCCCCGCCAGGACGAGGCCCTGGTCAGCGCCTGA
- a CDS encoding superoxide dismutase, with product MTEYTLPDLDYDYAALEPHISGRIMELHHDGHHATYVKGANTALEKLAAAREAGDFGAVNQYSKDLAFNLGGHTNHSIFWKNLSPEGGDKPEGELAAAIDEHFGSFDKFREHFTAAALGIQGSGWAVLAYEPVGGNLVIEQFYDQQNGVPVATIPLFQLDMWEHAFYLDYQNVKADYVKAIWNIVNWADVAQRFEKARTAGSGLVVPSL from the coding sequence ATGACGGAGTACACCCTCCCGGATCTCGACTACGACTACGCGGCGCTCGAGCCCCACATCTCCGGTCGCATCATGGAGCTGCACCACGACGGGCACCATGCGACCTACGTCAAGGGTGCGAACACCGCTCTGGAGAAGCTGGCCGCCGCCCGCGAGGCCGGCGACTTCGGCGCGGTGAATCAGTACTCGAAGGACCTCGCCTTCAACCTCGGTGGTCACACCAACCACTCGATCTTCTGGAAGAACCTCTCCCCGGAGGGTGGCGACAAGCCGGAGGGCGAGCTCGCCGCGGCGATCGACGAGCACTTCGGGTCGTTCGACAAGTTCCGTGAGCACTTCACCGCCGCGGCGCTGGGCATCCAGGGCTCCGGCTGGGCGGTGCTCGCCTACGAGCCCGTCGGCGGAAACCTCGTGATCGAGCAGTTCTACGACCAGCAGAACGGCGTGCCGGTCGCGACCATCCCGCTGTTCCAGCTCGACATGTGGGAGCACGCCTTCTACCTCGACTACCAGAACGTCAAGGCCGACTACGTCAAGGCGATCTGGAACATCGTGAACTGGGCGGACGTCGCCCAGCGCTTCGAGAAGGCCCGCACTGCCGGCTCCGGCCTGGTGGTGCCCTCGCTCTGA